One segment of Anaerohalosphaeraceae bacterium DNA contains the following:
- a CDS encoding four helix bundle protein, whose protein sequence is MDAGELKRRTKQFAHRCVQLASSLPDTSLCRHVQKQLIRSSTSVAANYRAVCAAPSKAAFSSKLGIVIEETDETAFWIEFLIEEGIIPLKKCEALLKEAGELTAIFIASRKTSQSKKQ, encoded by the coding sequence ATGGATGCGGGAGAATTAAAGAGACGGACCAAACAGTTTGCCCATCGCTGTGTACAATTGGCCTCTTCGCTTCCAGATACTTCTCTTTGTCGGCATGTCCAAAAACAACTTATCCGCTCCAGTACATCTGTTGCAGCCAATTATAGGGCGGTTTGTGCAGCACCTTCCAAAGCGGCCTTTTCCTCAAAACTCGGTATTGTCATCGAAGAAACGGATGAAACAGCTTTTTGGATAGAATTTCTAATTGAAGAAGGTATAATACCTCTGAAGAAATGTGAGGCGCTCTTAAAAGAAGCAGGCGAATTGACCGCCATTTTCATCGCCTCCAGGAAAACCAGTCAGTCGAAGAAACAA